The Carassius auratus strain Wakin chromosome 40, ASM336829v1, whole genome shotgun sequence genome has a segment encoding these proteins:
- the LOC113058330 gene encoding lysophospholipase D GDPD1, whose translation MSVAVYVISTVTGYVLSSALLLKYPSLLHRRKREAFRSKHISHRGGAGENLENTMAAFRHAVQLGTDMLELDCHLTKDEQVVVLHDSNLKRSTGINAYISDVAYADLPPYLCKLGVTFTRECYCEGGDDKRMPLLRDVFESFPNTPVNIDIKVNNDTLIKKVSELVVQYNREHLTVWGNSRNEIVKKCYKENPQIPILFSLPRVLLLLGLFYTGLLPFVPLKEQFLEIPMPSIISKLKDPERHKRSQRFITWLADTLLMRKALFDHLTSRGIQVYVWVLNDEEDFKRAFDLGATGIMTDFPTKLKEFMEKNNYTK comes from the exons atgagCGTCGCGGTGTATGTTATATCCACGGTTACCGGATATGTGCTCTCCTCGGCATTACTGCTCAAGTATCCGTCTCTGCTGCACCGGCGAAAGAGAGAAGCCTTCCGGAGCAAACACATCTCACACCGCGGCG GAGCTGGTGAGAACTTGGAGAACACAATGGCAGCCTTCAGGCA cGCTGTTCAGCTTGGCACTGACATGCTGGAGCTGGACTGTCATTTGACCAAGGATGAGCAGGTGGTGGTGTTGCATGATTCAAACCTGAAGCGGTCGACTGGAATTAACGCGTACATTTCTGATGTGGCTTACGCT GATCTTCCACCTTACCTTTGTAAGCTTGGGGTGACTTTCACACGGG AGTGCTACTGTGAAGGAGGAGATGACAAACGCATGCCTCTGCTAAGAGACGTGTTTGAATCCTTCCCAAACACCCCTGTAAACATCGACATCAAGGTCAACAATGACACTCTCATCAAGAAG GTGTCCGAGCTGGTGGTCCAGTACAACAGGGAGCATCTGACCGTCTGGGGAAACTCCAGAAACGAAATCGTTAAGAAATGTTACAAAGAG aATCCACAAATCCCGATCTTGTTCAGTTTGCCCAGAGTGCTGCTGTTGCTCGGTCTTTTCTACACGGGACTCCTGCCCTTCGTCCCGCTTAAGGAACAGTTCCTGGAGATTCCCATGCCTTCAATCATTTCCAA ACTTAAAGATCCCGAGCGTCATAAACGAAGTCAGCGTTTCATAACATGGCTAGCAGACAC GCTCCTCATGAGAAAAGCATTATTCGATCATCTGACAAGCAGAGGAATACAA GTGTATGTCTGGGTGCTGAACGACGAGGAGGACTTCAAACGTGCCTTTGACCTTGGGGCTACAGGGATAATGACAGACTTTCCCACCAAGCTAAAAGAGTTCATGGAGAAAAACAACTACACTAAATAA